A region from the Desulfomarina profundi genome encodes:
- a CDS encoding tetratricopeptide repeat protein, translated as MLDSKKIENIFAKACEYYQLSDFIRAEAMLSQLHDLCPQSPYLYTRMAMLYFEMDAFEKAAAMYGKAFKLVPDDVDLHFNYILCLKKCGRLEDAIAGFSELAGKLISDPEPYYNLANCYRETGHFNKAAESYEKTLALDDTHFSALKNLAYVYHRLGNHEKAAQLYERILKIDPSNSQARHMLFAITGGKTSSIPDQYVEEIFNEYSDTFEKHLLEDLQYSVPDKLKSAFKTLNYPVKYFSKCLDLGCGTGLAGTVFADLCDTLTGIDISEKMVEKAQSKNIYDRLEVCEITRYLQEENAVFDLIIAADVLTYMGDLGPVMKAISTVSTERTLFCFSIENSDKPGYHLGQTGRFLHAPKYIMETARESGWKPIKWISTTLRKEGESWVNGTLYFLNRNTEEQSDKQ; from the coding sequence ATGCTGGATTCAAAAAAAATAGAAAATATTTTCGCAAAAGCCTGTGAATATTACCAGTTGTCAGATTTTATCCGGGCTGAGGCAATGTTGAGTCAACTTCATGATCTCTGCCCCCAATCCCCTTACCTCTATACCCGGATGGCGATGCTCTATTTTGAAATGGATGCATTTGAAAAAGCGGCAGCAATGTATGGAAAAGCTTTCAAACTTGTACCTGATGATGTGGATCTCCATTTCAATTATATTCTCTGTTTGAAAAAATGCGGCCGGCTTGAAGATGCGATAGCTGGTTTTTCCGAGTTGGCCGGAAAACTCATTTCAGATCCGGAACCGTACTACAATCTTGCGAACTGTTATCGGGAAACAGGTCATTTTAACAAGGCGGCTGAGTCTTATGAAAAGACCCTGGCTCTTGACGACACACATTTTTCTGCTTTAAAAAACCTGGCCTATGTCTATCATCGTCTTGGTAACCACGAGAAAGCTGCCCAACTTTACGAACGGATTCTTAAAATTGATCCAAGTAATAGTCAAGCAAGACATATGCTGTTTGCAATTACCGGAGGAAAGACTTCTTCTATTCCAGATCAATATGTAGAGGAAATTTTTAATGAATATTCAGATACATTTGAAAAACACCTCCTTGAGGACCTGCAGTACAGTGTGCCTGACAAGCTTAAATCTGCTTTTAAAACTCTCAACTATCCAGTGAAATATTTTTCAAAATGCCTTGATCTCGGTTGTGGAACCGGGCTTGCCGGTACCGTTTTCGCTGACTTGTGTGACACACTGACAGGAATAGACATATCAGAAAAAATGGTGGAAAAGGCTCAAAGCAAAAACATATATGATAGACTTGAAGTATGTGAAATAACAAGATATCTTCAGGAAGAGAATGCTGTTTTTGATTTGATTATAGCAGCTGATGTCCTGACATACATGGGAGATCTTGGTCCAGTAATGAAAGCAATCTCAACCGTTTCCACAGAACGCACCCTCTTCTGCTTTTCAATAGAGAACAGTGACAAACCGGGTTATCATCTTGGACAAACCGGAAGGTTTCTTCATGCACCGAAATATATAATGGAAACTGCAAGAGAAAGCGGCTGGAAGCCGATCAAATGGATCAGTACAACGTTGAGAAAGGAAGGTGAAAGCTGGGTAAACGGGACATTGTATTTTCTCAATCGCAACACTGAGGAACAATCAGACAAACAATGA
- a CDS encoding tRNA dihydrouridine synthase, with product MKKLSQTITVRNLKISPPVALAPMVGLSHCALRLLLREQGGFGVFFTEMLAAKRLPHENDTISPLLIRDRIEKPLIYQIVVFSPEQVGPAVEKLHLLRADGIDINLGCPAPMVKKQGGGISLCNDIHHANKILSEIRRRTQLPVSAKIRLGVEYRREKLSAFCKNLEDLGLDYLTIHARLNGEKFCRKPRWNAIADIKKGLSIPVFANGGIFSTEDALRCLEQSGADGLMLGRGAVSRPWLGAEISRDVYNRPIEIHTDSRSKVFFRFAELLEKKLPPERRLGRLKQFTHYFATTYSFGHSLATSVQNSPTFRMAMKNAAEFFENSQ from the coding sequence ATGAAAAAACTTTCTCAGACAATAACAGTACGTAACCTGAAAATTTCCCCTCCTGTTGCCCTTGCGCCGATGGTTGGTCTTTCCCATTGTGCCCTCCGCCTTCTTCTGAGGGAGCAGGGTGGATTTGGGGTTTTTTTCACTGAAATGCTTGCCGCAAAAAGACTCCCGCACGAAAATGATACAATTTCTCCTTTGCTGATAAGAGATCGAATTGAAAAACCACTCATTTACCAGATTGTCGTTTTTTCTCCGGAGCAGGTAGGTCCAGCGGTTGAAAAACTCCATCTGCTCAGAGCCGACGGAATAGACATTAATCTTGGGTGTCCGGCACCCATGGTTAAAAAACAGGGTGGGGGAATCTCTCTTTGCAATGACATTCATCATGCAAATAAGATTCTGAGTGAAATCCGCCGCAGAACACAACTTCCTGTTAGTGCCAAAATCCGCCTTGGTGTGGAATACAGAAGAGAAAAGCTCTCTGCTTTTTGTAAAAATCTGGAAGATCTGGGACTTGACTATTTGACTATTCATGCCCGTTTGAACGGGGAAAAATTCTGCAGAAAACCTCGGTGGAATGCGATCGCCGATATTAAAAAAGGCCTATCTATACCTGTTTTCGCAAATGGCGGAATTTTCTCAACAGAAGATGCCCTCAGATGTCTTGAACAGTCTGGCGCGGATGGTCTGATGCTTGGGAGGGGAGCAGTGAGCAGACCATGGCTTGGCGCTGAGATAAGCAGGGATGTTTATAACCGACCAATTGAAATTCATACCGATTCGCGGTCGAAAGTCTTTTTCAGATTTGCAGAATTGCTGGAAAAAAAGCTTCCACCAGAACGACGCCTTGGACGATTGAAACAGTTTACCCACTACTTTGCCACAACATATTCTTTTGGTCATTCTCTTGCCACATCAGTACAAAATTCGCCAACATTCCGCATGGCGATGAAAAATGCTGCAGAGTTTTTTGAAAATTCACAGTAA
- the murJ gene encoding murein biosynthesis integral membrane protein MurJ: MVSVAVMCSRLLGLVREQVFASLFGAGFAYDSFVVAFRIPNLLRDLFGEGALSAAFVTVFSDYDTNKSREETWKLASTVLTFIAVLLSIITLLGIYFSGSIVSLLAPDFDLIAGKSELTRKLTVVMLPFLIVISLSAVVMGMLNTRGRFFIPALASSFFNLGSIIGGTSLAFILPRYGQPAIMGMACGTLIGGILQLGIQLPSLYKTGYRYKPVLNLSDTGLKRILKLMVPATIGLSATQINIFINTNFASSCAEGSVSWLNYAFRLVQLPIGLFGVALSIAMLPVLAKQAARKDIMEMKETMVSSLTMVLALTVPATFGLIILAEPIIRLIFEHGAFTEADTVATARTLAFYAVGLFAYSANKVLVPAFYALDKTKYPVVASFLAIGTNIVFITLTIDTYQHLAIAMSTSCTMILNFIFLFTTLHIKMQGFRLKYLARALLKILCAAAGLLAVLLAGQSVLETVLHTNRIVQFLAVMVLIGVSAAVYGVILYLFKLEEMTVFIQQIKEKVSPAK; the protein is encoded by the coding sequence GTGGTTTCTGTTGCCGTAATGTGCAGCAGGCTGCTGGGACTTGTTCGGGAACAGGTGTTCGCTTCTCTTTTTGGTGCCGGGTTTGCTTACGATTCATTTGTTGTTGCCTTTAGAATCCCTAATCTTTTAAGGGATCTTTTTGGTGAAGGAGCACTGTCAGCAGCTTTTGTTACTGTTTTTTCTGATTATGACACGAATAAAAGCAGGGAAGAGACATGGAAGCTTGCGTCAACTGTCCTCACTTTTATTGCTGTTCTTCTCAGTATTATAACCCTCCTCGGTATTTATTTTTCCGGATCGATTGTCTCTCTGCTGGCACCGGATTTTGATCTCATTGCCGGAAAAAGTGAACTCACCCGTAAATTAACGGTGGTAATGCTACCGTTTCTCATTGTGATTTCTCTTTCGGCAGTCGTCATGGGAATGCTCAATACCAGGGGCCGCTTCTTTATTCCTGCACTGGCTTCAAGTTTTTTCAACCTCGGGTCCATCATTGGCGGTACTTCTCTGGCTTTTATCCTGCCCCGTTACGGCCAGCCTGCCATTATGGGTATGGCCTGCGGAACATTGATCGGTGGAATCCTGCAGCTGGGCATTCAGCTCCCGTCCCTGTATAAAACAGGATATCGCTATAAACCTGTCCTCAACCTTAGTGACACTGGTCTCAAACGAATTTTAAAACTGATGGTACCCGCAACCATCGGACTTTCTGCGACACAGATTAATATTTTTATTAATACCAATTTTGCCTCAAGCTGCGCTGAGGGGTCTGTTTCCTGGCTTAACTATGCTTTCAGACTCGTTCAACTGCCGATAGGTCTTTTCGGGGTCGCTCTGTCCATTGCCATGCTGCCTGTTTTGGCAAAACAGGCAGCGCGAAAAGACATAATGGAAATGAAAGAAACCATGGTATCATCACTCACAATGGTTCTGGCATTGACAGTCCCGGCAACTTTCGGTCTGATAATTCTGGCTGAACCCATTATCAGGCTGATTTTTGAACATGGTGCCTTTACAGAAGCCGATACGGTGGCAACAGCACGAACTCTTGCTTTTTATGCTGTCGGATTATTCGCATACTCCGCAAACAAAGTACTGGTGCCCGCGTTTTATGCCCTGGACAAGACAAAATACCCTGTTGTAGCCAGTTTTCTGGCCATCGGCACCAATATTGTCTTCATCACCTTAACCATAGATACATATCAACATCTGGCAATCGCCATGTCCACATCGTGCACCATGATTCTTAATTTTATTTTTCTTTTCACCACTCTGCATATAAAAATGCAGGGTTTCAGGTTGAAATATCTTGCCCGTGCCCTGCTCAAAATACTTTGCGCTGCAGCAGGTCTTCTTGCTGTTCTGCTTGCCGGGCAGTCTGTACTTGAAACAGTTCTACACACCAATCGAATTGTCCAGTTTCTGGCAGTAATGGTCCTGATTGGTGTTTCCGCTGCTGTATATGGTGTAATACTTTATCTTTTCAAATTGGAAGAAATGACAGTTTTTATCCAGCAGATCAAGGAAAAGGTTTCGCCGGCAAAATAA
- a CDS encoding cyclic nucleotide-binding domain-containing protein, with product MGKQEESEIDIIENIKKEIALSEEKRREKRFQHNVAVLKQGNLAVFENEEFVLSFVDYLSNTLEIPENELKTLLSGMSQGALSENKCIKERSVMLLTLSADYIFSQNNSDLIINILDIFLGWIEYEKDFITGFTVIMKKLEEIVFRLIETNSWSDVERVLTKLSLIQKNKIQKKKVFSGLVNATFNRIVSETLLKTLAENILEGGESLQIYKNIFLLSGKNGVSFLLEQLSRCSDNQERMELINLISSFGYTASPILVEYLQKEPSSLLVCNILHIMAEIGDQQLYGYLRKYLDHDDSRIQHEAVRCIFKLEGQDLSFRIGEALERVDDPMKCKIIRQLAESDADQSDTVRILQKLSRKRLQTKTPQCLELLKTVAAVLKKYPLPESVELLEEMSKECEEQQPELEQLEFQVKESLRILRPRLRHSTRETDNAMETIFFDEDPDLRQSTYQKIRETNEHINVLYQSGDIEGAGKFIYKEAISAAQQKDFHTAESLRDRLIEINPMALKDAIELGEFIDAEKERNMETQYLQIWQGLQEKLAKVEVNELFNSLRKEYFPKDSILVRSGEIDDSLYFLNSGYIGLSSVSGNNETFLKRMQPGDLIGGEHFFSVSVWTVTLKALTEVEVQVLSREIFEKITEIYPHIETVLQEHYYQQENIVTLLEMAGDDRRESPRYPVTLFIRNMLLDPYGDREQRPFTGELMDISEGGLAFVVILSKKDNAKLLLGRQVITIIPLAGQKEIQCLGVIVGVRLFKNDVNNFSVHVRLFKKIEQSALKQLIGMWE from the coding sequence ATGGGAAAACAGGAAGAAAGTGAAATTGATATCATAGAAAACATAAAAAAAGAAATCGCTCTTTCGGAAGAAAAAAGAAGAGAAAAAAGATTTCAACATAATGTTGCAGTGCTAAAACAGGGTAATCTCGCGGTTTTTGAAAATGAAGAATTTGTTCTGAGCTTTGTTGATTATCTCAGTAACACCCTTGAGATCCCTGAAAATGAATTGAAAACACTGCTGTCAGGAATGAGCCAGGGTGCTCTATCCGAAAACAAATGTATCAAGGAAAGAAGTGTTATGCTTCTGACACTTTCCGCTGATTATATTTTTTCTCAGAACAACAGTGACCTTATTATCAATATTCTTGATATTTTTCTCGGCTGGATTGAATACGAGAAAGACTTTATCACAGGTTTTACCGTGATCATGAAAAAACTTGAAGAGATAGTCTTTCGCTTAATTGAAACGAATTCCTGGTCTGACGTAGAACGGGTTTTAACAAAACTCTCTCTTATTCAGAAAAATAAAATCCAAAAAAAGAAAGTATTTTCAGGACTGGTCAACGCGACGTTTAACAGAATAGTCTCTGAGACCCTGTTAAAAACCCTTGCTGAAAATATTCTTGAAGGGGGAGAGTCTCTTCAGATTTACAAGAATATTTTTCTTCTCAGTGGAAAGAATGGAGTCAGTTTTCTCCTGGAACAGTTAAGCCGATGCTCAGACAATCAGGAAAGGATGGAGTTGATAAATCTAATTTCCTCCTTCGGGTATACTGCTTCACCGATTCTTGTGGAATACCTGCAAAAAGAACCATCATCGCTTCTTGTCTGCAATATACTGCATATAATGGCTGAGATTGGAGATCAACAGTTGTATGGGTATCTGCGCAAATATCTTGACCACGATGACAGCCGCATTCAGCATGAGGCTGTTCGCTGTATTTTCAAGCTCGAAGGGCAGGATCTTTCATTCAGAATAGGTGAGGCGCTGGAACGGGTTGATGACCCGATGAAGTGTAAAATAATCAGACAGTTGGCTGAGTCGGATGCCGATCAATCGGACACGGTTAGAATTTTACAGAAGCTTTCAAGAAAAAGGCTGCAGACTAAAACTCCACAGTGCCTTGAATTATTAAAAACAGTTGCGGCCGTACTGAAAAAATACCCGCTTCCAGAAAGTGTTGAGCTGTTGGAAGAGATGTCGAAGGAATGTGAAGAACAACAACCAGAACTTGAACAGCTTGAATTCCAGGTAAAGGAATCCTTGAGAATTCTGCGCCCGAGACTTCGTCATTCAACACGGGAAACAGATAATGCGATGGAGACCATCTTTTTTGATGAAGATCCGGATTTAAGACAGTCAACCTATCAAAAGATCAGAGAAACCAACGAACATATCAATGTACTTTATCAGTCCGGCGATATTGAAGGAGCAGGAAAATTCATATATAAAGAAGCCATTTCTGCGGCTCAGCAGAAAGATTTTCATACCGCTGAGTCATTGCGGGATCGCCTTATAGAAATTAATCCGATGGCCCTGAAAGATGCTATTGAACTCGGAGAATTTATTGATGCTGAAAAAGAAAGAAACATGGAGACACAATATCTGCAGATATGGCAAGGACTCCAGGAAAAACTGGCAAAAGTTGAGGTAAATGAGCTTTTCAACAGTCTGCGAAAAGAGTATTTTCCGAAAGATTCCATCTTAGTACGAAGTGGTGAAATAGATGACAGCCTCTATTTTCTCAATTCCGGTTATATTGGTCTTTCCAGTGTTTCAGGCAATAATGAAACTTTCTTAAAAAGAATGCAGCCAGGGGATCTGATAGGGGGAGAACATTTTTTTTCAGTATCGGTATGGACGGTGACACTTAAAGCTCTGACTGAAGTCGAAGTTCAGGTGCTGAGTCGTGAAATTTTTGAAAAAATTACCGAAATTTATCCGCATATTGAAACAGTGCTGCAGGAACACTATTATCAGCAGGAAAATATAGTCACACTTTTGGAGATGGCAGGTGACGACCGCCGTGAAAGTCCCCGTTATCCGGTTACTCTCTTTATCAGAAATATGTTGCTCGATCCCTATGGAGACAGGGAACAGAGACCGTTTACCGGCGAACTCATGGACATATCCGAAGGGGGACTTGCGTTTGTCGTAATACTTTCAAAAAAAGATAATGCAAAACTCCTTCTGGGCAGACAGGTTATTACAATAATACCTCTGGCTGGACAGAAGGAGATTCAATGTCTCGGTGTAATTGTCGGAGTAAGACTTTTTAAAAACGATGTTAATAATTTTTCAGTACACGTCAGACTCTTTAAAAAAATTGAACAGTCAGCCTTAAAACAACTGATCGGCATGTGGGAATAG
- a CDS encoding MogA/MoaB family molybdenum cofactor biosynthesis protein, translating to MDNQQEQYSCAVLTLSDKGSRGEREDTSGEFLKKTLTEAGFILQSYEIIPDRKEIIIQSLKDLVDNKRITLIVTTGGTGVSPTDVTPEAMEEVVEKEVPGMAEAMRAASLLKTNRAMLSRGKVGIRGMSLIINLPGSLKAARENLEVVLPVIPHALEKILGGTSDCGAE from the coding sequence ATGGATAATCAACAGGAACAATACAGTTGTGCTGTGCTCACCCTCAGCGACAAAGGTTCCCGGGGTGAACGTGAAGACACCAGTGGAGAATTTTTGAAGAAGACTCTTACCGAGGCCGGGTTTATTCTTCAATCCTATGAAATTATTCCTGACAGAAAAGAAATTATTATCCAGTCGTTAAAGGACCTGGTGGATAACAAAAGAATCACACTTATTGTCACCACCGGTGGTACAGGTGTCTCACCTACGGATGTCACTCCTGAAGCAATGGAGGAGGTTGTGGAAAAAGAGGTACCTGGTATGGCAGAGGCAATGCGTGCCGCCAGTCTTTTGAAAACGAACAGAGCCATGCTTTCCAGGGGAAAAGTTGGCATTCGAGGAATGAGTCTTATAATCAATCTTCCGGGCAGCTTGAAAGCGGCCCGGGAAAATCTTGAAGTTGTCCTGCCGGTTATTCCTCATGCCCTTGAAAAGATTCTCGGAGGAACGAGTGATTGCGGGGCTGAGTGA
- the fusA gene encoding elongation factor G: MQDTNMIRNIAIFGHGNCGKTSLAEAMLFTAGKINRLGKVDDGSSVMDYEDEEINRNISISSSFNNYTWKKHTIYLTDTPGDDNFLNEALFSSYVCDGALFTIGAVLGVKGQTVKFANIVKANNIPTIIAVNKMDRERADFSKTLEEMKSSLPFTPVVLQLPIGAEDDFRGFVDILEEKAYLFDGDKGGVTPTDIPSDLADDVAVYRESLMENVAETDDDLIEKFLEEGELGIDDMKTGLKNGVLSGDITPVCVCAATKNFGTAPLLDAINTFMPSPTDGEPLTAVKPESEETVEIKRSVDEPFTALVFKTMADPYAGRLTIFRVFSGILEGDSFYNASKKESERFGQLYLLEGKDQKPVDSAGPGMIVAVAKLKETGTGDTLCDAANPVLFKRPEPLKPVISFAVSAKKGEEEKVFSSITKMLDEDLTLKLTRQQQTKQVLLSGVGQVHLDVVGSRIKRKFGVELELNTPKIPYMETIRSSARVQGKHKKQSGGRGQYGDCWIEISPLPGGGYEFEDKIVGGVIPQQYRPAVDKGIQEAMEKGVLAGYPVIDVKIVLVDGSFHNVDSSEMAFKIAGSLAFKKGAQEAGLVLLEPYMNMEIRVGKDNVGDVMGDLNSRRGKVMGMDSDENSEIINAQVPQAEILSYATDLTSMTGGLGTFTMEFSHYEEVPGQIAEKIIAEANKE; this comes from the coding sequence ATGCAGGATACAAATATGATTAGAAACATAGCAATATTTGGTCATGGAAATTGCGGAAAAACTTCACTAGCGGAGGCCATGCTTTTTACTGCCGGGAAAATTAACAGATTGGGTAAGGTGGATGACGGCAGTTCCGTAATGGATTACGAAGATGAAGAGATAAATAGAAATATTTCCATCAGCTCCAGTTTTAATAATTATACCTGGAAAAAGCACACGATCTATCTCACAGATACTCCCGGAGATGATAATTTTCTCAATGAGGCCCTGTTTTCTTCTTATGTGTGTGACGGAGCTCTTTTTACTATCGGCGCAGTCCTTGGAGTAAAAGGACAGACGGTCAAATTTGCCAATATTGTCAAGGCTAATAATATTCCTACAATTATTGCCGTCAATAAAATGGACAGGGAGCGTGCGGATTTTTCAAAAACCCTTGAAGAAATGAAAAGTTCTCTTCCTTTCACTCCAGTCGTTCTCCAGTTGCCCATTGGGGCCGAAGATGATTTCAGGGGGTTTGTGGATATACTTGAAGAGAAAGCCTATCTTTTTGATGGGGACAAGGGAGGTGTCACACCCACTGATATTCCATCGGATTTAGCTGATGATGTGGCTGTATACAGGGAAAGCCTGATGGAAAACGTGGCGGAGACTGATGATGACTTGATTGAAAAATTTCTGGAAGAAGGGGAATTGGGCATTGACGATATGAAAACCGGACTTAAAAACGGTGTTCTGAGTGGTGATATTACTCCTGTCTGTGTTTGCGCTGCCACGAAAAATTTTGGTACTGCTCCTCTGCTTGATGCGATTAATACCTTTATGCCGTCACCTACCGACGGAGAACCGCTTACTGCAGTTAAGCCTGAATCTGAGGAAACCGTAGAAATAAAACGATCTGTTGATGAACCGTTTACGGCCCTTGTTTTTAAGACCATGGCTGATCCCTATGCCGGCAGGCTGACAATTTTCAGAGTTTTCAGTGGAATACTTGAAGGCGACAGTTTTTATAATGCCAGCAAAAAAGAATCGGAACGATTTGGCCAGTTGTATCTCCTTGAGGGCAAAGACCAGAAACCTGTTGACAGTGCCGGTCCCGGGATGATTGTGGCTGTTGCCAAGCTCAAGGAAACCGGAACAGGGGACACCCTCTGTGATGCAGCGAATCCAGTTCTTTTCAAGCGACCTGAACCTTTAAAGCCTGTAATTTCCTTTGCTGTAAGTGCTAAAAAAGGTGAGGAAGAAAAGGTGTTCTCATCAATCACCAAGATGCTTGATGAAGATTTGACTCTTAAGCTCACCAGACAGCAACAGACCAAGCAAGTCCTCCTCTCAGGTGTTGGACAGGTTCATCTTGACGTGGTCGGATCAAGAATCAAGAGAAAATTTGGAGTTGAGCTGGAACTCAATACACCAAAAATTCCATACATGGAAACGATCCGTTCCTCTGCCAGAGTCCAGGGAAAACACAAAAAACAGAGTGGCGGACGGGGACAGTATGGAGATTGCTGGATAGAAATATCTCCGTTGCCGGGAGGTGGCTATGAGTTTGAGGATAAAATTGTCGGCGGTGTCATTCCGCAGCAATACAGACCTGCCGTTGATAAAGGTATTCAGGAGGCTATGGAAAAAGGTGTTTTGGCCGGTTATCCTGTAATTGATGTCAAAATCGTCCTTGTTGACGGATCTTTTCATAATGTTGATTCCTCGGAAATGGCGTTTAAAATTGCCGGTTCTCTTGCATTCAAAAAAGGCGCCCAGGAGGCCGGTCTTGTACTTCTCGAACCGTACATGAATATGGAAATACGGGTCGGAAAAGATAATGTCGGTGATGTTATGGGGGATCTGAATTCAAGGCGCGGCAAGGTTATGGGAATGGATTCCGATGAAAATTCAGAAATCATTAATGCCCAGGTTCCGCAGGCTGAAATACTCTCTTACGCCACCGATCTCACATCGATGACAGGCGGCCTTGGTACATTTACCATGGAATTTTCCCACTATGAAGAGGTTCCGGGGCAAATTGCAGAAAAAATTATAGCAGAGGCCAATAAAGAATAA
- the mgtE gene encoding magnesium transporter — protein sequence MDKIAKKELVGNEGMVILDMVRRLNRRGATSNLSKLISKTHPADMAWVFRHLTKDERTAVFNIIGESEFVGEFLSELDDAFVIELVKELDPPSMAEILSDMPSDDAVDLLEILPEDLADTIREHMKKKDREEVDELMQYHPESAGGLMSPDFMYLDEELTAGDAINVIQNRGEDKEMVFYLYITHGDRKLSGVISLRELLLHPAEQKLKEIMNPNVISVSTDTERGEVAHVVSQYNILAVPVVDSNYTLVGIVTVDDIIDVIREEATEEFLQMAGAGKDREILLKSTKESAFIRAPWLFASWIGGIVTMFVIGSFEHELAKVIALASFIPIVTGMGGNIAVQSSTIVVRGIATGRINMNEAYKVVFKEIRVGIILGLVYGTVLGVVAFLGFAEPPLLGVVVGGAILSSMVMSAFVGTSIPLIFKRFDIDAAIATGPFVTTSIDILSTLLYLWFAKIFLNL from the coding sequence ATGGATAAGATAGCAAAAAAAGAACTCGTTGGCAACGAAGGAATGGTAATTCTGGATATGGTGCGAAGATTGAATCGTCGCGGAGCGACCTCCAATCTGTCAAAACTTATCTCCAAGACCCATCCCGCCGACATGGCATGGGTATTCAGGCACCTGACAAAGGATGAGCGGACAGCAGTATTTAATATTATAGGGGAAAGTGAATTTGTCGGTGAGTTTCTCAGCGAACTTGATGACGCATTTGTCATTGAGCTTGTAAAAGAACTTGACCCTCCCTCCATGGCTGAAATTTTATCAGACATGCCTTCTGATGATGCAGTTGACCTCCTGGAAATTCTTCCGGAAGATCTTGCTGATACAATTCGGGAGCATATGAAGAAGAAGGACAGGGAGGAAGTGGATGAACTGATGCAGTATCATCCCGAGTCTGCCGGTGGTCTCATGTCCCCTGACTTCATGTATCTTGATGAAGAACTCACTGCCGGGGATGCCATTAATGTCATTCAGAACCGCGGTGAAGACAAAGAAATGGTTTTCTATCTTTATATCACCCATGGGGACCGTAAACTCTCCGGTGTAATTTCTTTGCGAGAGTTGCTGCTCCATCCGGCTGAACAGAAGCTGAAAGAAATCATGAATCCCAATGTTATATCTGTCAGCACTGATACGGAAAGGGGAGAAGTAGCCCATGTAGTCTCTCAATATAATATTCTTGCAGTGCCCGTTGTTGATTCAAATTACACCCTGGTTGGTATTGTTACGGTTGATGATATTATTGATGTTATCCGAGAAGAGGCAACTGAAGAATTTCTTCAGATGGCTGGTGCAGGTAAAGATAGAGAAATACTCCTGAAATCCACTAAAGAAAGCGCATTCATTCGGGCACCCTGGCTTTTTGCATCATGGATTGGCGGGATTGTAACCATGTTTGTCATTGGTTCATTTGAGCATGAGCTCGCCAAAGTAATTGCCCTTGCCTCCTTTATTCCCATTGTTACCGGAATGGGAGGCAATATTGCTGTTCAAAGTTCCACAATTGTGGTCAGGGGAATAGCCACAGGCAGAATCAACATGAATGAAGCCTATAAAGTCGTCTTTAAGGAAATCCGTGTAGGAATCATCCTTGGACTTGTTTACGGAACGGTTCTTGGAGTTGTTGCTTTTCTTGGTTTTGCCGAGCCCCCCCTTCTAGGTGTTGTTGTCGGGGGAGCTATTTTGAGCAGTATGGTGATGTCTGCCTTTGTCGGAACATCAATTCCTCTAATATTTAAACGCTTCGACATTGATGCTGCCATAGCGACCGGCCCTTTTGTCACCACATCCATTGATATTCTCAGCACCCTCCTTTATCTCTGGTTCGCAAAAATCTTTCTCAACCTGTAA
- a CDS encoding DUF2065 domain-containing protein, giving the protein MKLLILLVGLILILEGFPYVAAPEAMRDWLKKLSEMDPAHMRAIGLISMITGLIICYIVQKTSLFV; this is encoded by the coding sequence ATGAAATTATTGATACTTCTTGTCGGACTCATACTCATTCTCGAAGGGTTTCCCTATGTTGCAGCCCCGGAGGCCATGAGGGACTGGCTGAAAAAACTCAGTGAAATGGACCCTGCGCATATGCGTGCAATAGGACTGATATCAATGATTACAGGATTGATTATTTGCTATATCGTCCAGAAGACATCATTGTTTGTCTGA
- a CDS encoding phasin family protein: MIDLVKKAMLTGIGVASLTKDKIEDIAKDFAQKGKLSEQEGEKLVREMVSKTEESKEELKKQINTMVEKALAKTEFVRTADIEELHGEIASLRKEIEALRNGKTT; this comes from the coding sequence ATGATTGATTTGGTGAAAAAAGCGATGCTCACAGGTATTGGAGTTGCGTCACTCACGAAGGATAAAATAGAGGATATCGCAAAAGACTTTGCCCAGAAAGGTAAATTATCCGAACAGGAAGGGGAAAAACTCGTTCGAGAAATGGTCAGTAAGACCGAGGAGTCAAAAGAAGAACTGAAAAAACAGATCAATACCATGGTAGAGAAGGCTCTTGCCAAAACTGAGTTTGTCAGGACCGCAGACATTGAGGAACTGCATGGAGAAATCGCCTCTCTCCGTAAGGAAATTGAGGCATTACGCAATGGGAAAACAACCTGA